A window from Akkermansia muciniphila encodes these proteins:
- a CDS encoding hydrolase, with the protein MSLISSHYHQLYTPEDAAVVFIDHQPQMTFGVANINRADLINNVTLLAKAAKLFQVPTVITAVETEGFSGYVWPQLLDIFPGQHVIERTSMNSWDSDEFRKAIKATGRKNILLTGLWTEVCVTWPAIEMIGDGYNIYVVEDCCGATSKDAQKAALSRIVQAGGTRLTTIGALLEFQRDWKNKEHYDALMNLLKQQGGAYGVGVEYAYTMVHHAPQSALSPQVVKHDA; encoded by the coding sequence ATGTCCCTGATATCCTCGCATTATCATCAGCTGTACACGCCGGAAGACGCTGCCGTAGTTTTCATTGACCACCAGCCCCAAATGACCTTTGGCGTAGCCAACATCAACCGTGCCGACCTGATCAATAACGTCACCCTGCTGGCAAAGGCCGCCAAGCTGTTCCAGGTGCCCACCGTGATTACGGCCGTGGAAACGGAGGGTTTTTCCGGCTATGTCTGGCCCCAGCTCCTGGATATTTTTCCGGGCCAGCACGTCATTGAACGCACGTCCATGAATTCCTGGGATTCCGACGAGTTCCGGAAGGCCATCAAGGCGACGGGCCGCAAGAATATCCTTCTTACCGGGCTCTGGACGGAAGTGTGCGTCACGTGGCCCGCCATTGAGATGATCGGCGACGGTTATAACATTTACGTGGTGGAGGACTGCTGCGGCGCCACCTCCAAGGACGCCCAGAAGGCGGCCCTTTCCCGCATCGTCCAGGCGGGCGGCACGCGGCTGACGACCATCGGAGCCCTTCTGGAGTTCCAGCGCGACTGGAAGAACAAGGAACATTACGACGCCCTGATGAATCTGCTCAAGCAGCAGGGCGGCGCTTACGGCGTGGGCGTGGAGTACGCCTACACGATGGTTCACCATGCTCCCCAGTCCGCCCTGTCCCCGCAGGTGGTGAAGCATGACGCCTGA
- a CDS encoding beta-N-acetylhexosaminidase, whose product MFRYVSPVFLFLLSGACCLTVNAQDQIIPRPVSVRIADKSEAKPVKLDGGTRIVCREKDAGFQRQARLLRQFLSGGTGLPLAGMGGTGAIRIEKDASLKQYGPEAYRLEAAPGNIVIKAAAPKGVYYAGQSLAQMLPAAFFDDGADKGAVSWTVAEKPFSMLDYPRFAWRAFMLDEARHFFGEEEVKRLIDQMGLLKMNILHWHLSDDAGWRIQIKKYPKLTSIGSKRRDTEIETWGSGKYEGRPHEGFYTQEQIRRIVCYAADRNITIVPEIDIPGHSAAATFSYPELKLSAKPVTEIPVSFNDGTAFDPTNERTYQFLGDVMTELAALFPGGIIHIGGDEVRYKKYWAGVPHIEEFMKKKGIRNFPDLQIMFTNRISGMLAKKGIRMIGWNEILGSDVHNDGGQGAALGKLDGKAIIHFWYGSDKIATKAVEDGHQVVNSTSHMTYMNKGYDKLPLSKSYSFEPVFAGLKPEQQQNVIGLGCQVWTEWIADVDKLHRHVFPRIAAYAETGWSRKEDKDFQDFQRRLPGYEKILDALKIKHGEEK is encoded by the coding sequence ATGTTCCGCTATGTTTCCCCTGTATTCCTTTTCCTGCTCTCCGGAGCATGCTGCCTGACCGTGAATGCGCAGGACCAGATCATTCCCCGGCCCGTTTCCGTCAGGATTGCGGATAAAAGCGAGGCGAAGCCCGTGAAGCTGGATGGAGGCACGCGCATCGTGTGCCGGGAGAAGGACGCCGGGTTCCAGCGGCAGGCCCGTCTGCTGCGGCAGTTTTTATCAGGCGGAACAGGACTGCCCCTGGCGGGGATGGGGGGAACGGGGGCCATCCGAATAGAGAAGGATGCTTCCCTGAAACAGTACGGACCGGAGGCGTACCGCTTGGAAGCGGCGCCCGGAAATATCGTGATCAAGGCTGCCGCACCAAAAGGGGTGTATTACGCCGGACAGAGCCTGGCGCAAATGCTGCCTGCCGCGTTTTTTGACGATGGCGCGGACAAGGGGGCGGTAAGCTGGACCGTGGCGGAGAAGCCTTTTTCCATGCTGGATTATCCCCGCTTTGCGTGGCGCGCCTTCATGCTGGATGAAGCGAGGCATTTTTTTGGAGAGGAGGAGGTGAAGAGACTGATTGACCAGATGGGGCTTTTGAAAATGAATATCCTGCACTGGCATTTGTCCGACGATGCCGGATGGCGCATCCAGATTAAAAAGTATCCCAAGCTGACCTCCATCGGCAGCAAGCGGAGAGACACGGAGATAGAGACGTGGGGGAGCGGCAAGTATGAGGGCAGGCCCCATGAAGGTTTTTATACGCAGGAGCAGATCAGGCGCATCGTCTGCTATGCGGCCGACCGGAACATAACGATTGTGCCGGAAATAGACATTCCCGGGCATTCCGCCGCCGCCACGTTCTCCTATCCGGAATTGAAGTTGTCCGCCAAGCCCGTGACGGAGATTCCCGTGAGCTTCAATGACGGAACCGCGTTTGACCCCACCAACGAGCGGACCTACCAGTTTCTGGGAGACGTCATGACGGAGCTGGCGGCCCTGTTTCCCGGCGGCATCATCCACATCGGCGGCGACGAGGTGCGGTATAAGAAGTACTGGGCGGGCGTGCCCCACATTGAGGAGTTCATGAAGAAGAAGGGCATCAGGAATTTCCCGGACCTTCAGATCATGTTTACGAACCGGATTTCCGGCATGCTGGCTAAGAAGGGAATACGGATGATCGGATGGAATGAGATTCTGGGTTCGGACGTGCACAATGATGGCGGCCAGGGGGCCGCTCTGGGCAAGCTGGACGGGAAGGCCATTATCCATTTCTGGTACGGGTCCGACAAGATTGCCACCAAGGCGGTTGAAGACGGTCACCAGGTGGTGAATTCCACCTCCCATATGACTTATATGAACAAGGGTTACGACAAGCTCCCCCTGTCCAAATCCTATTCCTTTGAACCCGTTTTCGCGGGATTGAAGCCGGAGCAGCAGCAGAACGTCATCGGCCTGGGCTGCCAGGTCTGGACGGAATGGATTGCAGATGTGGACAAACTGCACCGCCATGTGTTCCCCCGCATTGCCGCTTATGCGGAAACGGGCTGGAGCCGGAAGGAGGACAAGGATTTTCAGGATTTCCAGAGGCGGCTGCCTGGCTATGAGAAGATTCTGGATGCCTTGAAGATCAAGCACGGGGAAGAGAAGTAA